Proteins encoded in a region of the Kwoniella botswanensis chromosome 2, complete sequence genome:
- a CDS encoding dimethyladenosine transferase — protein MPKATTSTFRVNPTSAATRPNKKNGQSSSTAAGASGGAAGGARNHLFDTARFGQHILTNPLVAQGIVDKANLKPTDIVLEVGPGTGNLTVRILAACRKVVAVEMDPRMAAEVQKRVLGKPEQKKLEVMIGDFVKADLPYFDVCISNTPYQISSPLVFKLLSHRPIPRCAVLMFQREFALRLVASAGSKLWGRLAANVQLYARVEHIMKVGKGNFRPPPQVESSVVRIMPRDPPPPVKFEEFDGLNRVIFSRMNKTVRANFKAKGVAELIERNYKTWCAENGHIIEDGFDIREKIDTILLDSGYADNRAAKMDVDDLLKLLAAFNVEGM, from the exons ATGCCAAAAGCTACGACATCCACATTCCGAGTCAATCCTACTTCAGCGGCCACTCGTCCCAATAAGAAGAATGgtcaatcttcttcaacagcGGCTGGTGCTTCAGGTGGTGCAGCAGGAGGAGCGAGGAATCACCTTTTCGACACAGCTAGATTCGGTCAACATATCTTGACGAATCCTCTGGTAGCTCAAGG GATAGTAGATAAAGCCAATTTGAAACCTACCGATATCGTACTGGAAGTAGGTCCAGGTACGGGTAATCTGACAGTCAGGATATTGGCTGCTTGTAGGAAGGTGGTTGCTGTTGAGATGGATCCAAGGATGGCTGCTGAAGTGCAAAAGAGAGTATTAGGAAA ACCCGAGcagaagaaattggaagtgATGATCGGTGATTTTGTCAAAGCGGATTTACCTTATTTTGACGTTTGTATATCCAATACTCCTTATCAG ATCTCTTCCCCACTAGTGTTCAAATTACTCTCTCATCGACCTATCCCCCGATGCGCAGTTTTGATGTTCCAACGTGAATTCGCCTTACGTCTAGTGGCCAGTGCGGGATCGAAACTGTGGGGTCGACTCGCAGCCAACGTCCAGCTCTATGCGAGGGTAGAACATATAATGAAAGTTGGTAAAGGTAATTTCCGACCGCCTCCTCAAGTCGAATCGTCTGTAGTCCGAATAATGCCCAGGGACCCACCTCCACCGGTTAAATTTGAAGAgtttgatggattgaataGAGTCATCTTCAGTAGGATGAATAAAACTGTTAGAGCGAATTTCAAGGCGAAGGGTGTGGCAGAACTGATAGAGAGGAATTATAAAACTTGGTGTGCAGAGAATGGTCAT ATaattgaagatggattcgaTATCAGAGAAAAGATAGATACGATTTTGTTGGATTCTGGATATGCGGATAACAGAGCTGCCAAGATGGATGTGGACGATTTGTTAAA GTTATTGGCTGCTTTCAACGTCGAAGGGATGTGA